Proteins encoded together in one Ferroglobus placidus DSM 10642 window:
- a CDS encoding argininosuccinate synthase, with protein MSKVVLCYSGGLDTTVCIPLLREKYGFEEVVTVTVDIGQPEEELKKAEERGKKYADKHYTVDAKEDFVKALFQLIKANGEYEGYVLGTALARPIIAEKVVEIAKKENADAIAHGATGKGNDQLRFDNIFFQHGFKVVAPMRELNLTREWEIEYAKKHGIDIPVTKDKPWSIDENLWSRSIEGGKLEDPSYIPPEDIYEWTNSAEEAPDVPEILTIEFEKGIPVAVNGERMDGIELIKYLNEIGGIHGVGRVDMMEDRVLGLKARENYEHPAATILITAHRDLEKLVLTRRELKFKKFVEEEWAELVYQGLVNEPLFEALNAFIDKTQERVTGWVKVKLFKGSCSPVARYSDYALYKEELTSFDSLAIDQRLAEGFSRFHGLQARIYQEIRKKLED; from the coding sequence ATGTCGAAGGTAGTTTTATGTTACTCTGGCGGATTAGATACGACGGTCTGCATTCCTCTGCTTAGGGAGAAATACGGATTTGAAGAAGTTGTGACGGTAACTGTCGATATAGGACAGCCTGAAGAGGAGTTAAAAAAAGCTGAGGAGAGAGGAAAAAAATACGCTGACAAGCATTACACCGTCGACGCCAAAGAGGATTTTGTTAAGGCTCTATTTCAATTGATAAAAGCAAACGGAGAATACGAAGGTTACGTCCTTGGAACGGCTTTGGCGAGACCGATAATTGCCGAAAAAGTTGTTGAGATTGCAAAAAAGGAGAACGCTGATGCAATCGCTCACGGGGCAACCGGAAAAGGAAACGATCAGCTTAGGTTTGATAACATCTTTTTCCAGCACGGGTTTAAAGTTGTGGCTCCAATGAGGGAGCTGAATCTCACGAGGGAGTGGGAAATAGAGTACGCTAAAAAGCACGGAATAGACATTCCCGTAACCAAGGATAAACCATGGAGCATAGACGAAAATCTTTGGAGCAGGAGTATAGAGGGAGGAAAGCTCGAAGACCCTTCGTACATACCTCCAGAGGATATTTACGAGTGGACGAACTCGGCTGAAGAAGCTCCAGATGTTCCGGAAATTCTCACAATAGAGTTCGAAAAGGGAATCCCCGTGGCTGTTAACGGGGAGAGAATGGACGGAATAGAGCTGATAAAGTATCTGAACGAAATAGGAGGCATTCACGGAGTGGGTAGAGTTGACATGATGGAGGACAGAGTTCTCGGACTAAAAGCGAGGGAAAACTACGAGCATCCTGCTGCCACGATTTTGATAACGGCTCACAGAGATCTTGAAAAGCTCGTGTTAACGAGGAGGGAGCTGAAATTCAAAAAATTCGTCGAAGAAGAGTGGGCTGAACTCGTTTATCAGGGTTTGGTAAACGAGCCGCTGTTTGAAGCTTTGAACGCCTTCATCGACAAAACTCAGGAGAGAGTTACTGGATGGGTTAAGGTGAAGCTATTCAAGGGAAGTTGCTCTCCGGTAGCGAGATACTCGGATTACGCTTTGTACAAAGAGGAACTAACGTCCTTCGATTCCTTGGCGATAGATCAGAGGTTGGCTGAAGGATTTTCGAGGTTCCACGGACTCCAGGCGAGGATTTATCAGGAGATTAGAAAGAAGCTGGAAGATTAG
- a CDS encoding antitoxin family protein, with translation MAKVIEAVYEDGVFKPLEKVDLPEKTKLRIRIEAVKPSGILDIAKEFRKKINLEKIKEDPLQVLLEMRDRA, from the coding sequence ATGGCAAAGGTTATCGAAGCTGTATACGAAGATGGTGTATTCAAACCTCTTGAAAAGGTGGATTTGCCTGAAAAAACAAAGCTGAGAATTAGGATTGAGGCTGTAAAACCATCTGGTATACTGGATATAGCTAAAGAATTCAGAAAGAAGATAAATTTGGAGAAGATAAAGGAGGATCCGCTTCAGGTTTTACTTGAAATGAGAGATAGGGCATGA
- a CDS encoding type II toxin-antitoxin system VapC family toxin translates to MIVVDTSVWVDLFIPKNKVRSDLAEKAFEVIEEKGIEIYAPKLFVIEFISMMKRLAGNMIPTNVFDKINLLDEAVIFETAKDVALKAHPRAADAYFIATAKITNSILITNDRVMANNAKNYGIEAYHLIEEFDNAVERLKKIS, encoded by the coding sequence ATGATAGTTGTAGATACTTCGGTTTGGGTGGATTTATTCATCCCAAAAAACAAGGTAAGAAGTGATTTGGCTGAAAAAGCTTTTGAGGTTATTGAAGAGAAGGGAATAGAGATTTATGCACCTAAATTATTCGTTATTGAGTTCATCAGCATGATGAAGAGGTTGGCAGGAAACATGATACCTACGAACGTTTTCGACAAGATTAATCTGCTGGATGAGGCAGTTATATTCGAAACGGCAAAAGATGTGGCCTTGAAAGCCCATCCAAGAGCCGCAGATGCTTACTTCATAGCAACAGCCAAAATAACAAACTCAATTCTGATAACGAATGACAGAGTTATGGCAAACAACGCCAAAAATTACGGAATCGAGGCTTATCATTTGATCGAAGAGTTTGATAATGCAGTAGAACGGTTAAAGAAGATAAGTTGA
- a CDS encoding Yip1 family protein, with translation MKLLTNPNKFFDDLKYKSVQLRYPLIIVALLATLTSLYQYLLITKMSQAFPEDIAKFFVVGAYVGMIGSFIGMFAVWFVIALLMHAISALFGGEGSFRRTFEFTGYGFLPSLIGSAITVPFSAYYVMSAEVPKISVSDIQTNPELLGEVLMGVIPRELVYSNVVISLAVTVWSLVIWSFAIKHAREIEFRKAFITALIPTTLFGIYQVWSILKLL, from the coding sequence ATGAAACTGCTAACGAATCCAAATAAGTTTTTCGATGATTTAAAGTATAAAAGTGTGCAGCTGAGATATCCGTTGATTATTGTGGCTCTTTTAGCAACTCTGACGTCATTGTACCAGTATCTATTAATAACTAAAATGTCTCAAGCTTTTCCAGAGGACATAGCGAAGTTCTTTGTCGTTGGAGCCTACGTCGGCATGATCGGATCTTTTATCGGAATGTTTGCGGTGTGGTTCGTAATTGCGCTGCTAATGCATGCAATATCTGCTCTCTTCGGCGGGGAGGGAAGCTTCAGGAGAACTTTCGAATTCACTGGTTACGGATTCTTACCTTCTTTAATCGGCTCCGCAATAACGGTCCCCTTCTCAGCGTATTACGTTATGAGTGCCGAAGTTCCGAAGATAAGCGTTTCCGACATTCAGACGAATCCAGAACTGCTGGGTGAAGTTTTAATGGGTGTTATACCGAGAGAACTCGTCTACTCAAATGTTGTTATAAGTTTGGCGGTAACCGTATGGAGCTTGGTTATATGGAGCTTCGCAATTAAACATGCGAGGGAGATCGAGTTCAGAAAAGCGTTCATCACGGCTTTGATTCCAACAACGCTGTTCGGAATCTATCAGGTTTGGTCGATTTTAAAGCTGTTATAA
- a CDS encoding helix-turn-helix transcriptional regulator — translation MDIAINEKTINILEAVEKNDFSSVKKKYPKSTLYHLISKLKSENLIEKRDDEYCLTHRGSVYLKMLRKFGRCMEKFQEISKMFPEHVVEFPEEFVMRLDELECLEVISADKTNVLRPLRVLTNLITQSKEIRAVSPMFYPDYPSVFEKIVEKMKGIELVVSENVWKLIEIYDHTEDFSEKFSVYVVNEQPELAVTVSDVFLSMNFYRSSGDLDFLRTLISKNERALKFGSDLFEFYREQAEKVL, via the coding sequence TTGGATATCGCAATTAACGAAAAAACGATTAATATTCTTGAAGCTGTCGAAAAAAATGATTTTTCTTCCGTAAAGAAAAAGTATCCAAAATCTACGCTTTACCACCTAATTTCGAAGCTGAAATCGGAAAATTTAATCGAAAAAAGAGACGACGAGTATTGCTTAACCCACAGGGGAAGCGTTTACTTAAAAATGTTGAGAAAGTTTGGCAGATGTATGGAAAAGTTTCAGGAAATTTCAAAGATGTTTCCCGAACATGTTGTAGAATTTCCAGAAGAATTCGTTATGAGGTTGGACGAACTTGAATGTCTTGAAGTTATTTCAGCCGATAAAACGAACGTTCTGAGACCCTTAAGAGTTCTGACGAATCTGATAACTCAATCAAAGGAAATACGAGCAGTAAGCCCAATGTTCTATCCAGACTATCCAAGTGTATTCGAAAAGATCGTAGAAAAAATGAAAGGTATCGAGTTGGTAGTGTCCGAGAATGTCTGGAAGCTTATTGAAATTTACGACCATACAGAAGATTTCTCGGAAAAGTTCAGCGTTTATGTAGTTAATGAGCAACCGGAATTAGCCGTAACAGTCTCCGACGTCTTTCTTTCTATGAACTTTTACAGAAGCTCTGGAGATTTAGATTTTCTGAGAACACTAATTTCTAAAAACGAAAGAGCCCTGAAATTTGGAAGCGATCTTTTTGAATTTTATAGAGAGCAAGCTGAAAAAGTATTATAA
- a CDS encoding GNAT family N-acetyltransferase, with product MITRVVKSNVHRKWFGTIELENDLVLYTSGSVASWFFEGDEVEVVPKAKPKDVLGRKTLFFDDYDLFRIYEGEKVKAWSFFKKEITLNRTSFGRNVYSYKILAREAVYEKDFEAIAELEQYHYASQKSKVALWKCENCGKLIESNIKVRCDCGGEMHIVEIKGSTPASRFLVFELKDRQPYEPEIIAYVRVDPPVPLMHRKLGDEIVRNIRERVFPKEWFEKVFSPEEEMKEIFSELKSKHSLKIARHKLWEVASKKAMKECNSAVSRIARVVVHPDYRADGIGKLAVEVAVEWIAERRVPEMRMRKHLVETIAQMARFNPFFEKAGFYYLWETASGKPVLYKPLTEEAKKYIEEFLKSDEEAKKHGGKLCLPRYGTVTPIEKLKFENVSKVFSTTLDLLRVSEEVQFVLKSFGVKQRIVERYIFRDVNFEVKPGEIIAVVGASGAGKTTLLKLILGIEKPTSGNVEVEAEKISAIIPGDVEPEISEESVIEQIYKVCGDIYLAVEILNVCGISDAVLYRARYKELSTGQKERFKLALCLAEKPSLLLIDEFAAHLDEVTAMRVARKLAEVVRKAGITLIAVTHRKEVISALSPDRIFYVGYGGVLAENYLSAE from the coding sequence ATGATTACCAGAGTCGTAAAAAGCAACGTTCACAGAAAATGGTTTGGTACGATAGAACTTGAGAACGATCTTGTTTTGTACACAAGCGGTAGTGTTGCTTCTTGGTTTTTTGAAGGAGACGAAGTCGAAGTGGTTCCGAAAGCTAAGCCGAAAGATGTGCTTGGAAGGAAAACTTTGTTTTTTGACGATTACGATCTTTTCAGGATTTATGAGGGAGAGAAGGTTAAAGCTTGGAGTTTTTTCAAAAAAGAGATAACTCTGAATAGAACGAGTTTTGGGAGGAATGTGTACTCCTACAAAATTCTCGCAAGAGAAGCTGTTTACGAAAAGGATTTTGAAGCTATAGCTGAGTTGGAGCAGTACCATTACGCAAGTCAAAAAAGCAAGGTTGCTTTGTGGAAGTGCGAAAACTGCGGAAAGCTTATCGAATCTAACATCAAGGTTAGGTGCGATTGCGGAGGAGAGATGCACATAGTCGAGATAAAGGGTTCGACTCCGGCTTCTCGCTTCCTCGTCTTTGAGCTTAAGGATAGGCAGCCTTACGAACCTGAAATAATCGCATACGTTAGAGTTGATCCACCAGTCCCTCTAATGCACCGGAAGCTTGGAGATGAGATAGTAAGAAACATCAGAGAAAGGGTCTTCCCGAAGGAATGGTTTGAAAAGGTATTTTCTCCGGAGGAAGAAATGAAAGAGATTTTTTCCGAGTTAAAGTCGAAGCATAGCCTAAAAATTGCGAGACACAAGCTTTGGGAAGTGGCGAGTAAGAAAGCTATGAAAGAGTGCAATTCTGCAGTTTCAAGAATAGCGAGAGTTGTTGTCCATCCAGACTATAGAGCCGACGGAATAGGTAAGTTGGCTGTTGAAGTTGCGGTGGAGTGGATTGCCGAGAGAAGAGTGCCGGAAATGAGAATGAGAAAGCATTTGGTTGAAACTATAGCTCAGATGGCGAGATTTAATCCGTTCTTCGAAAAGGCTGGCTTCTACTATCTTTGGGAAACTGCGAGCGGAAAACCTGTTCTTTACAAACCTCTAACAGAAGAAGCGAAAAAATACATTGAAGAGTTCCTCAAAAGCGACGAGGAAGCTAAAAAGCACGGAGGAAAATTGTGCTTGCCGAGATACGGTACTGTGACTCCTATTGAGAAACTTAAATTCGAAAACGTTTCGAAAGTTTTTTCCACGACTCTCGACCTATTGAGGGTTTCAGAAGAAGTTCAATTCGTTCTTAAATCCTTTGGAGTGAAGCAGAGAATCGTTGAGAGGTACATTTTCAGGGACGTAAACTTCGAAGTTAAGCCGGGAGAAATAATAGCTGTTGTTGGAGCGAGCGGAGCGGGCAAAACGACACTCTTGAAGCTTATCCTCGGAATTGAAAAGCCAACTTCCGGGAATGTTGAGGTTGAAGCTGAAAAAATTTCCGCAATAATCCCCGGGGATGTTGAACCTGAAATAAGTGAAGAAAGCGTGATAGAGCAGATTTACAAAGTCTGCGGTGACATATATCTGGCGGTAGAGATTCTAAACGTTTGCGGAATAAGCGATGCCGTTCTCTACAGAGCGAGGTACAAAGAGCTTTCCACCGGACAAAAGGAGAGGTTTAAGCTCGCTTTATGTTTAGCTGAGAAACCGAGTTTACTGCTGATAGACGAGTTTGCCGCTCATCTTGATGAAGTTACGGCTATGAGGGTTGCAAGAAAGCTTGCAGAAGTCGTTAGAAAAGCTGGAATTACGCTCATAGCTGTTACCCACAGAAAAGAAGTTATTTCGGCTCTCTCTCCAGACAGGATTTTTTACGTAGGATACGGCGGAGTTCTCGCGGAAAATTATCTAAGTGCGGAGTAG
- a CDS encoding ASCH domain-containing protein gives MRGLIVREPYASMIVRGEKVWEIRKQNTKIRGKILIISNGYVIGEVEIVDVLGPFTPEELAKFEELHRVSEEDLKEYSQGKKLYAWVLKNPREYGEKKKVEVPKGAQVWVKL, from the coding sequence GTGAGGGGACTTATAGTTAGAGAACCGTATGCAAGCATGATCGTAAGAGGAGAGAAAGTCTGGGAGATCAGAAAGCAGAACACGAAAATTAGAGGTAAAATCCTGATAATTTCGAACGGCTACGTCATAGGGGAAGTGGAGATAGTAGATGTTCTTGGACCTTTCACTCCAGAAGAGCTTGCGAAGTTTGAGGAATTGCACAGGGTTAGCGAAGAAGATTTGAAAGAGTACTCCCAGGGTAAAAAACTCTACGCGTGGGTTTTGAAAAATCCGAGGGAGTACGGGGAGAAGAAGAAAGTCGAGGTTCCGAAAGGGGCTCAGGTTTGGGTGAAGTTATGA
- a CDS encoding Hsp20/alpha crystallin family protein: protein MVCPDVFVSHDEKDENLLIDVFLPGAEKETIRLSFTKSGFCVEARDENRDITYFGCFTLAHEVFPDKAKAKFENGVLRITVPFKKEETFEIKVE from the coding sequence GTGGTATGTCCTGATGTATTTGTAAGCCATGATGAAAAGGATGAAAACTTGCTGATAGATGTATTTCTTCCAGGAGCGGAAAAGGAAACCATTAGATTAAGTTTTACAAAGAGCGGCTTTTGCGTTGAAGCAAGGGATGAGAACAGAGACATCACATATTTTGGCTGTTTTACATTAGCCCACGAAGTGTTCCCGGACAAAGCCAAAGCAAAATTTGAAAACGGAGTTCTGAGAATTACTGTACCTTTCAAAAAAGAGGAAACTTTTGAGATTAAAGTAGAATGA
- a CDS encoding rubredoxin-like domain-containing protein, giving the protein MAMRCGVCGFRWEGEEEMEPIETCPKCGAPLEKEEGYQH; this is encoded by the coding sequence ATGGCTATGAGGTGCGGAGTTTGCGGGTTTAGGTGGGAAGGAGAGGAGGAGATGGAACCCATAGAAACTTGTCCAAAGTGCGGTGCACCTCTGGAGAAAGAGGAGGGCTACCAGCATTAA
- a CDS encoding TIGR04140 family protein translates to MAVQIFVHLLGFSKDRVKEIFERILSELSSSVEVIGDAIICENPEVFVCLREKEPYFLIPRTEVVIICNEKVHRKIREKIMISAAGG, encoded by the coding sequence ATGGCTGTGCAAATATTTGTACATCTTCTCGGATTTTCTAAGGACAGAGTGAAGGAAATCTTTGAGAGGATACTTTCCGAACTCTCTTCTTCGGTAGAAGTTATCGGTGATGCGATTATTTGCGAAAATCCAGAAGTTTTCGTTTGTTTGAGGGAAAAGGAACCTTATTTCTTAATTCCGAGAACGGAGGTTGTGATTATTTGCAATGAGAAAGTCCACAGGAAGATTAGAGAGAAAATAATGATTTCTGCTGCTGGGGGATAG
- the eif5A gene encoding translation initiation factor IF-5A gives MKEQVEVRQLREGGYIVIDDEPCEIVSISVSKPGKHGAAKARIDAIGIFDGQKRSIVQPVTAKVYVPIVERKRAQVINVTNNIAQLMDLETYETFEIEVPESLKEKVKPGEEVIYIESLGKRKIAEK, from the coding sequence ATGAAGGAGCAAGTCGAAGTAAGGCAGCTTAGGGAAGGAGGATACATAGTAATTGATGATGAACCTTGCGAAATCGTCAGCATTTCCGTAAGCAAGCCGGGAAAGCACGGAGCAGCTAAGGCGAGAATAGATGCGATAGGAATTTTCGACGGGCAAAAAAGAAGCATTGTACAGCCGGTTACAGCGAAAGTTTACGTGCCTATCGTTGAAAGGAAAAGAGCTCAAGTGATAAACGTAACAAATAACATAGCTCAGCTAATGGACCTCGAAACCTACGAAACTTTCGAAATAGAAGTGCCAGAGAGTCTGAAAGAGAAAGTTAAACCTGGAGAAGAGGTAATTTACATCGAATCCCTCGGAAAAAGAAAAATTGCAGAAAAATAA
- the speB gene encoding agmatinase, translated as MHIDSFFATANASIEEADYVIFGIPYDATQSFKPGSRFAPNAIREASWNLESYSLFFDFQLDFAKIADYGNVNCDGSFEEISERVSRLMENIRGIPIALGGEHTISYMVARNLKDFCYVVLDAHFDLRDGFDSNPFNHACTSRRIYELAGEVVQVGVRSGTKEEREFAEENGIEVFYSWEIMEYGVEEVLEILEAYDSIYLSIDVDVFDPAYAPGVSTPEPFGLKPIDALKIIDEVSDRVVGFDVVEVIPDSNKITQTLAAKLVNEFIAANASLRF; from the coding sequence ATGCACATCGATTCTTTTTTCGCCACAGCAAACGCGTCTATCGAGGAGGCTGACTACGTAATCTTCGGCATTCCCTACGACGCCACACAATCCTTTAAACCGGGTTCGAGATTTGCACCGAATGCGATAAGAGAGGCAAGCTGGAATCTCGAAAGCTATTCCCTCTTTTTCGATTTTCAGCTCGATTTTGCTAAAATAGCTGACTACGGAAACGTAAACTGCGATGGAAGCTTTGAGGAAATCTCGGAAAGAGTTTCGAGGCTCATGGAAAACATTAGAGGAATCCCCATCGCTTTGGGAGGAGAGCATACTATTAGCTACATGGTGGCGAGAAACCTCAAAGACTTCTGCTACGTCGTTTTGGATGCCCACTTCGACTTAAGAGATGGCTTCGATTCCAATCCATTCAACCACGCCTGCACCTCAAGGAGAATTTACGAACTTGCTGGTGAGGTCGTTCAGGTTGGAGTTAGGAGTGGAACTAAGGAGGAGAGGGAGTTCGCGGAAGAGAACGGGATAGAGGTCTTCTACTCATGGGAAATTATGGAGTACGGAGTTGAAGAAGTTCTCGAGATTCTCGAAGCTTACGATTCAATTTACCTCTCCATCGACGTCGACGTTTTCGATCCCGCCTACGCTCCCGGTGTTTCCACTCCAGAACCCTTCGGTTTGAAGCCTATAGATGCTCTAAAAATAATAGACGAAGTTTCGGACAGAGTTGTAGGTTTTGATGTGGTAGAAGTAATTCCCGACTCAAACAAAATTACCCAAACACTGGCAGCGAAGCTTGTGAATGAATTTATAGCTGCTAACGCCTCGCTAAGGTTCTGA